A genomic region of Jaculus jaculus isolate mJacJac1 chromosome 10, mJacJac1.mat.Y.cur, whole genome shotgun sequence contains the following coding sequences:
- the Smim30 gene encoding small integral membrane protein 30, whose protein sequence is MTSVSTQLFLVLISLLLVLPAVEAVEAGDAIALLLGVVLSITGICACLGVYARKRNGQM, encoded by the coding sequence ATGACCTCAGTTTCAACACAGTTGTTCTTAGTCCTTATTTCACTGCTTTTGGTTCTGCCTGCTGTGGAAGCAGTAGAAGCTGGAGATGCAATCGCCCTCTTGTTAGGTGTGGTTCTCAGCATTACAGGCATTTGTGCTTGTTTGGGGGTATatgcaagaaagagaaatggacagATGTGA